The genome window TCTCGCCAAACACCACCGTTAATGCGGCTAAAGGCTGTGTTGCGATGAAAGGCATAGTATGACGTGGTTGCTTGCTGACACGGGTCGCCACGCTTTGACTATTTAGGCCAAGGATCTCTTGTCGCAACTGTGCTATTTTAAGCGCTTGTTGATCACGTCGTTATTCTAACTGTATGCACACTATCTCCCCTATCGGTCTCGTTGAAAGCCCATACCAAGAAAAATTTGCCGTGCCTCGCCAGCCCCGTCTGGTGCCCGCGGCAACCGCGCGTATTCGTTTATTGGGCGAGACCAATTGCGCAGAAGCCATTCGTGGTATCGAACAATTTAGTCATCTCTGGCTACTGTTTTTATTTGATCAAAATTTGGCAAAAGGTTGGAAACCTACCGTGCGGCCGCCGCGCCTAGGCGGCAATGAACGGATTGGTGTCTTGGCGTCACGTTCGACATTTCGCCCGAATGGCATTGGTATGTCAGCCGTTGAATTCAGAGGCATCAGCCAAATTGGCGATCAATATTATCTTGATGTCGGTAGTGTCGATCTTGTCGATGCGACGCCGGTGATTGATATTAAACCCTACATTCCCTATTCCGATGCCATCCCTGATGCACAAGGTGGCTACGCGGATTCAGCTCCCCACACACTCCCAGTGTTGTTCAGTGATTGTGCACAGATGATGCTGCAATCGATCCCCGATAAACACGTCGTGCAAAACGTGATTGAACAAGTGCTCGCACAAGATCCAAGGCCGGCTTATAAGAAAAACAAACCGGATGCCAAAGAATATGCGGTAAATTTGTACAATTTTAATGTTAAATTCACGGTTATCGACAACTTAGTGCGTGTAACCGCAATAGAGCCCTTTTGACAATGGCATTTGACTGATATTATTAGGGGAAAATAATTGTATTTGTTGTGGCGATGCATATCGCGGCAATTCCATTCCACTTTGAAAAACGGATACCATAAATGCGTACCAGTAAATATCTTCTTTCTACCCTGAAGGAGACTCCAAACGACGCAGAGATCACGAGCCACCAGCTCATGTTACGTGCAGGTATGATCCGTAAGTTAGCTTCAGGTCTTTATACTTGGCTTCCTACTGGTCTGCGCGTTTTGCGTAAAGTCGAAAACATTGTTCGTGAAGAAATGAACCATGCAGGCTCTGTTGAAACGCTGATGCCCGTGGTTCAGCCCTCTGAACTATGGCAAGAAACTGGACGCTGGGATAAGTTCGGTCCCGAACTTCTCCGTATTGCTGACCGTCATGATCGCTCGTTTGTACTGGGTCCAACGCACGAAGAAGTCATCACAGACATGGTGCGTAACGAAGTCAAATCGTACAAACAGCTGCCAATGAACCTGTTTCAGATTCAAACCAAATTCCGCGATGAAGTTCGTCCTCGTTTTGGGGTTATGCGCTCTCGTGAATTCATCATGAAAGATGCGTACTCATTCCACCTTGATAAAGCCAGCCTACAAGAAACCTACGCAGAAATGCACAAGGCTTACTGTAACGTCTTTAACCGCATGGGCTTGGATTTCCGTCCCGTGTTGGCTGATACAGGCTCAATCGGTGGTAGCGGCTCTCACGAGTTCCATGTATTGGCACAAAGCGGCGAAGATTTGATCGCGTCTTCCACCGACTCTGACTACGCGGCCAACATCGAAAAAGCCGAAGCGGTTGCCCCGCAAGCGCAAGCTGATGCTCCGACACAAACAATGACGCAAGTCGCTACGCCAAATGCTAAAACCATTGCAGACTTGGTCAGCCAACACGGTATCGCTATCGAGAAAACGGTAAAAACCTTATTCTTCAAAGCCTCTGATGCAGTGGAAGCGCCAATCGTTGCGTTAATGGTTCGTGGTGACCATGAACTAAACGAAGTCAAAGCCGAACACTTACCTGAAATTGCTTCCCCTCTTGAAATGGCGGAAGAAGAAGAAATTCGTGCGATTGTCGGTGCAGGCCCAGGCTCACTAGGACCGATTGGTTTGACTGTTCCATTAATCGTTGACCGCGCGGTCGCGGTCATGAGTGACTTTGGCGCTGGCGCCAATATCGATGGTCAGCATTACTTCGGTATCAACTGGGGCCGTGATGTTGAATTAGGACAAGTTGCCGATATCCGTAATGTGGTGGAAGGCGATCCAAGTCCATGTGGTCACGGAACGCTACAACTGACACGTGGTATCGAAGTCGGTCATATTTTCCAATTGGGTGACAACTACTCAGAGAAAATGAAAGCGACCGTGCTCGGTCCTGATGGTAAGAGCCAAGTGATGCAAATGGGTTGTTACGGTATTGGTATCACACGCGTTGTGGCTGCTGCTATCGAACAAAACCACGATAAATTTGGCATCATCTGGCCAGATGCGATTGCGCCTTTCCAAGTGGCTATCGTGCCAATGAACATGCATAAATCGGAACGCGTAAAAGCCGCCGCTGAGAAACTGTATGCGGAGTTGACCGCAGCCGGCATCGACGTCCTGTTTGATGATCGTAAAGAGCGTCCTGGCGTGATGTTCTCAGATATGGAACTGATTGGTATTCCCCATACCATTATCATCGGTGATCGTAGTATGGACGAGGGTAACTTCGAATATAAACACCGCCGCACCGGAGAAAAAACTCCCGTGGCAATGGACAGCATCATCGAACACATTCACTCCGTTATCGCCTAACCGTGATTGTGATAAAAAGCCGACATGGTCGGCTTTTTTTTCGTCTGTATTCTTTTGCCAATAGAGCATACTTGCTTGCGAGCTCATGCAAATACGTCATTGTTTGTGATAGCGCAATATACTGGGCTTGTCTTCAACGTACGCTTAGGTATAGTCGAGATAGGTTATCCTTTAAGGAAGAAAATTTATGCAAGTGTATGATTGTTGTGATTTAGTTCGAGCGCTTTACGCGCAAATCGGTAGTGGTGACCAAGGCTATGTGTCTCAAGCCATTGGTTGTGCCCTCAAGGCATTGAATGATATTGCAGCGGATGAGACACTGGATCAGGCCACTCGTGAGCGCGCGGCATTTGCTGCGGCCAATTTACTCATTTCTGATTTTGAGGATGCGTCATGAATCTAGACAACTATGCCAATATGGATCCAATCATGCTTTTCAGTCTCGTCAATACTAAGCTACGTGACGATTTTGATGGCGACCTAGAAAAGCTCATCACTTTTTACGATATGGATCGCCAGCGTTTACTCGATAAGCTCTCCAGTGCGGGGTTTGAATACCTACCAGATGTTGGGCAATTTCGCTAACCCCGTATCACAGCGGGCTTTTCCCTATAACGGGAAATGAGAACCTTCTTCGTGCCTCACATAAAAAAACCGCCTGATACGTTACTTAAGCATCAGGCGGAGCCTCCCCCATCTTAGGATAGGTAGATGGTGCACAGTTTATCATTCTATGGATTTACCCTGTGCTTCAATCAATTGTGTCTCTTTCTTTCTCGATAAACATTGATACGTGTCATAACATGCTACATCGCCTCCGCTTTTTATCTTGATGCTTGGCTGTCATCCGGCCTTTTTGGGCGTATCGCCACACCGTCCATCCAAGATATTCGCGGTTTATAATAAAAAGCCCTGCTTCACAGGCAGGGCTTTGTCATTCTTATCGGCGCGGTGCTATTACCCCAGCTGCTTACGAGCGTTCTGGAACATGCGCATCCAAGCACTATTTTCACCCCAGTCATCAGGATGCCATGAGTTCGCTACAGTACGGAATACGCGCTCTGGGTGTGGCATCATAATGGTGACGCGACCATCTTGCGTCGTTAAACCGGTCATCGCATTAGGTGAGCCATTCGGGTTATTCGGATATTGCTGTGTCGCATTACCTAAATTATCGACAAACCGCAACGCAACCGTCCCCGATTGCTCAATCGCCTGCAGGTGATCTGCATCGCGCACTTCCACTCGGCCTTCACCGTGGGAAACCGCAATTGGCATACGTGATCCCGCCATACCATCAAAGAAAATCGAATCGGATTTTTGAACTTCCACCAATGAGAAGCGGGCTTCAAAACGCTCCGACTCATTGCGCACAAAGCGTGGCCATAACTGCGCACCTGGGATCAAGTCTTTCAGGTTCGACAGCATTTGACAGCCATTACATACCCCTAAGGACAGAGTGTCATCGCGCTGGAAGAAACGTTCGAACTGTTCACGAGCTTGCGCATTGAATAATACCGACTTCGCCCAACCTTCGCCAGCGCCCAACACGTCACCGTAAGAGAAACCGCCACATGCAACCAAGCCTTGATAGTCCTCAAGCACGGCACGACCAGTTAAAATATCACTCATGTGGATATCCTGAGCCTCAAACCCAGCACGATCAAACGCGGCAGCCATTTCTACATGAGAGTTAACGCCTTGCTCACGTAGTACCGCCATCCGCGGCTTCGCGCCTTTAGCGATATAAGGGGCAGCAATATCCTCGTTGACATCAAAGGTTAACGCAACATTCAGTCCCGGATCCGAGTTGTCTTTCTTCGCGTCAAACTCTTGCTTCGCACAGGCAGGATTATCACGCAGCGCTTGCATCTCATAGGTTGTTTCGCCCCAGATGCTACGCAGTTCAGTGCGTGAACGTTCCACCACAACGTGATGACCTTGGGTAATGACAAAATCATCCGATGCATTGACCGTACCGATAACGTGCGTACATTCGCTCAGACCATGGCGTGCCAATACGGCGCGCACCTCATCCAATTGCGTATCGAGAACCTGAATCACCGCGCCAAGCTCTTCGTTAAATAACGCTGCGAGTGCATCCTCTCCCAATGCGCTAATATCTGCATTGATACCGCAGTGTCCAGCGAAAGCCATCTCCGCTAACGTCACAAATAAACCGCCATCACCCTTATCGTGATACGCGACCACACGCTCGTTAATGACCAGCTCTTGTATCGCGTTAAAGAAGCCCTTCAATTGTTCCGCGCTGTCGACATCCGCAGGCGTATCCCCAAGCTGTTTATACACTTGCGCAAGAGCTGTCGCCCCTAAGCGGTTTTTCCCATTCCCCAAATCGATGGCAATGAGGTGCGAATCCCCTTTGTCGGTGCGTAACTGAGGAGTAACGGTTTGACGAACATCTTCCACGCGAGCGAAAGCGGTCATCACCAACGATAACGGCGAGGTCACTTCTTTTTTCTCACCATTGTCTTCCCAAGTGGTTTTCATCGACATCGAGTCTTTACCAACAGGGATCGTCAAGCCCAAAGCCGGACAGAGTTCTTCACCAACGGCTTTCACGGCTTCGTACAAGCCAGCGTCTTCACCGGGGTGTCCGGCCGGAGACATCCAGTTTGCCGACAATTTAATACGCTTGATATCACCGATGGCGGTCGCAGCGATGTTTGTGAGTGATTCCCCGACAGCCAAACGCGCAGAAGCCCCAAAATCAAGCAGTGCGACTGGAGTACGTTCTCCCATCGACATTGCTTCACCATGGTAAGTATCGTAACTTCCTGCAGTCACGGCACAGTTCGCGACTGGCACCTGCCAAGGCCCAACCATTTGGTCGCGAGCGACCAACCCAGTCACTGATCGGTCACCTATGGTGATCAAGAAGGTTTTCTCGGCGACTGCAGGTAAACGTAAAATGCGATCAATGGCGTCATTCATCGCAATGCCATCTCGGTTGAGGGCTGGACTGGTGACTTTCAATGTTGTCACATCACGCGACATTTTTGGTGCTTTACCCAACAGAATGTCCATAGGCATATCAATCGGGGTATTGTCAAAATGCGTATCTTGTAACGTCAAATGACGCTCTTGCGTCGCTTCACCCACCACGGCATAAGGGGCACGTTCACGCTTACAGATGGCATCAAAACACGCCATGTGCTCTGGCGCGACCGCCATCACATAACGTTCTTGAGATTCATTACACCAGATTTCAAGTGGTGTCATACCCGGCTCATCATTGGGGACATCACGCAATTGGAAACGACCACCACGGTTGCCGTCATCCACTAACTCCGGTAAGGCATTCGAAATGCCACCAGCACCAACATCGTGAATAAAGGCAATGGGGTTGTCTTCACCCATCTGCCAGCAACGGTCGATGACTTCCTGACAACGACGTTCCATCTCTGGGTTTTCACGCTGTACCGAGGCAAAATCCAAATCTTCTGCCGATTGCCCCGAAGCCATCGAAGAGGCCGCGCCCCCACCAAGGCCAATGTTCATGGCAGGTCCGCCAAGCACGATCAGTTTCGCACCGACAGGAATCTCTTTCTTTTGGACATGCTCATCGCGAATGTTGCCCATCCCACCCGCGATCATAATAGGTTTATGATAACCGCGTATTTCTTCGCCAGCATGAGACGTCACTTTTTCTTCATAAGTTCGAAAGTAACCTAATAGATTAGGACGACCGAATTCATTATTGAAGGCGGCACCACCCAAAGGCCCTTCTAACATGATATCCAGAGCATTGACGATGCGACCTGGCTTACCAAAGTCACTTTCCCAAGGCTGCTCAAAGTTAGGAATGCGTAAGTTAGACACAGTAAAACCGACCAATCCCGCTTTCGGTTTCCCACCAATTCCGGTAGCACCTTCATCACGAATCTCGCCACCGGAGCCAGTTGATGCCCCAGGCCACGGTGAAATGGCTGTTGGATGGTTATGGGTTTCGACTTTCATCAAAATGTGAGCGTCTTCGTGATGGTATCCGTACTGACCGGTTGTAGAGTCGGCAAAAAAGCGCCCTACCTTGGAGCCTTCCATCACGGCCGCATTATCTTTGTAAGCCGATAACACGTATTCAGGATGCATCTCCATGGTGTTCTTAATCATTTTAAACAAGGACTTATCTTGCTTCTCACCGTCAATCGTCCAATCGGCATTAAAAATCTTATGGCGGCAATGCTCCGAGTTGGCCTGAGCGAACATCATTAATTCAATATCGTTGGGATTACGCTCTAGCTTGGTAAAGCTCTCGACCAAGTAGTCAATTTCATCTTCCGCCAACGCCAAACCAAGGGAAACGTTTGCTTTTTCAAGTGCACGACGTCCGCCATTTAAGATATCAACCGCGGTCATTGGCGCCGGTTCAGCGTGACCGAACAAGGCTTCAGCTTGCGAGAAATCGGTAAACACCACTTCCATCATGCGATCATGCAGTAAGCCTTGCAGCGTCATCAACTGCTCGTCCGATAACTCAGCGTCACAAGTCACATAGTATGCCGTGCCTCGCTCAAGACGTTCAACCGCCTGCAATCCACAGTTGTGTGCAATATCAGTAGCTTTAGAAGACCAAGGAGAGATGGTGCCGGGACGAGGCGTGACAAGCAGGCATAAGCCTTGTGGTTCATGCTCTTGAATGGTTGGGCCGTAAGTGAGTAACTGAGCTAATTTTTCAACTTCTTGTTCATCAAGCTCAATATTAAGCTCAGCAAAGTGCATAAACTCGGCATAAATATCGGTGACAGGGAGTTGATATTCACGACACGTTTCAAGTAACTTTTGTACACGAAACTCAGAAAGAGCTGGGGAACCACGCAAAATTCTCATGTGCTTAGGTCTCTATTGACTAGTGAGTGTGATAGAAATTTTAATAAATTCAATAAAAAACAGTTGGTTGTTGCTTTTTATTAAACTGAGAACCGATTTCATCTCGTTGATTGCAGTGCATTATAGAGGATTTTTTTTTGTGACGTAACACCAAAAGCAACCGTTTGCGTCATTTTTTTTCGAATTTTGAATGTCGCCCATGTTGATGTGACGCTCTCTCTTACTGAGAATTGACGTCTTCTACTTGGTTTTCCCTCGCGCAATACAGCATCAGTGACGCAATACACCCCGTGTTATCACGCGTTAGGCTACCTATTCACGGGGCTTGGCACAAAATCTTTGAGAAAATCACAAAAATTTTAGTGAATTGGTATAATGGGGAACATATCTGGCGTATTGGATTGTCAGAACTTTGCCAAATGAGCCGACTTTGCTATAAAGTCCCTATCCGCTGCGAGAGATCTCAAATTCATGACAACGCTTTTCCCTGACACTTTCACCCGCTGCCTCACTTTAATTCTTGTTGCAGTCACGTTATCGGGTTGCCAAATCGACTCAGAACCCAAAAGCGAATTGGATCAAATCCGTGAACGCGGCGTATTACGTGTCGGCACCTTAAACAATCAATTGTCTTACTATATCGGGACCGATGGCCCCGCAGGACTCGACTATGAACTCACCCGTGAGTTTGCGCGCGAATTGGGTGTCAAACTGGAAATCAAACCCGCCTATCGTCTGGCGAGCCTATTCCCTGCGCTGAAAAATGGTGAAATCGATATTATTGCCGCGGGGTTAAGTCAATCGGAACAACGCTTAAAGCACTTCCGTGCCGGCCCCGCCTACTATTATGTGTCCCAGCAGTTGATCTACCAAAAAGGGGAATGGCGCCCACGCAATATCAAACAACTGATTAGCCATCAAACCCAGCTTGATAGCGCCCAACAAGCCGCATCGCTGATTCATGTGGTGAAAGATTCTCACTTCGAAAAAACATTAGCGGATATTCAGCAGCGTTATCCTAACTTTCACTATAAAGTCGATAATAATAACGATATTAATGATTTACTTCGTCAAGTGTCAAAAGGCAGCTTGGCCTTTACCGTCGCAGATTCAGTGCAAGTCTCGCTTGCTCAACGTATTTATCCTGATCTCGCCGTAGCCTTTGAAATGACCGAAGATCAACCGATATCATGGTTTATGCGCCGCTCTGATGATGAAAGTTTGTA of Vibrio zhugei contains these proteins:
- the tsaA gene encoding tRNA (N6-threonylcarbamoyladenosine(37)-N6)-methyltransferase TrmO — protein: MHTISPIGLVESPYQEKFAVPRQPRLVPAATARIRLLGETNCAEAIRGIEQFSHLWLLFLFDQNLAKGWKPTVRPPRLGGNERIGVLASRSTFRPNGIGMSAVEFRGISQIGDQYYLDVGSVDLVDATPVIDIKPYIPYSDAIPDAQGGYADSAPHTLPVLFSDCAQMMLQSIPDKHVVQNVIEQVLAQDPRPAYKKNKPDAKEYAVNLYNFNVKFTVIDNLVRVTAIEPF
- a CDS encoding proline--tRNA ligase: MRTSKYLLSTLKETPNDAEITSHQLMLRAGMIRKLASGLYTWLPTGLRVLRKVENIVREEMNHAGSVETLMPVVQPSELWQETGRWDKFGPELLRIADRHDRSFVLGPTHEEVITDMVRNEVKSYKQLPMNLFQIQTKFRDEVRPRFGVMRSREFIMKDAYSFHLDKASLQETYAEMHKAYCNVFNRMGLDFRPVLADTGSIGGSGSHEFHVLAQSGEDLIASSTDSDYAANIEKAEAVAPQAQADAPTQTMTQVATPNAKTIADLVSQHGIAIEKTVKTLFFKASDAVEAPIVALMVRGDHELNEVKAEHLPEIASPLEMAEEEEIRAIVGAGPGSLGPIGLTVPLIVDRAVAVMSDFGAGANIDGQHYFGINWGRDVELGQVADIRNVVEGDPSPCGHGTLQLTRGIEVGHIFQLGDNYSEKMKATVLGPDGKSQVMQMGCYGIGITRVVAAAIEQNHDKFGIIWPDAIAPFQVAIVPMNMHKSERVKAAAEKLYAELTAAGIDVLFDDRKERPGVMFSDMELIGIPHTIIIGDRSMDEGNFEYKHRRTGEKTPVAMDSIIEHIHSVIA
- a CDS encoding YaeP family protein is translated as MQVYDCCDLVRALYAQIGSGDQGYVSQAIGCALKALNDIAADETLDQATRERAAFAAANLLISDFEDAS
- a CDS encoding DUF4250 domain-containing protein is translated as MNLDNYANMDPIMLFSLVNTKLRDDFDGDLEKLITFYDMDRQRLLDKLSSAGFEYLPDVGQFR
- the purL gene encoding phosphoribosylformylglycinamidine synthase, which codes for MRILRGSPALSEFRVQKLLETCREYQLPVTDIYAEFMHFAELNIELDEQEVEKLAQLLTYGPTIQEHEPQGLCLLVTPRPGTISPWSSKATDIAHNCGLQAVERLERGTAYYVTCDAELSDEQLMTLQGLLHDRMMEVVFTDFSQAEALFGHAEPAPMTAVDILNGGRRALEKANVSLGLALAEDEIDYLVESFTKLERNPNDIELMMFAQANSEHCRHKIFNADWTIDGEKQDKSLFKMIKNTMEMHPEYVLSAYKDNAAVMEGSKVGRFFADSTTGQYGYHHEDAHILMKVETHNHPTAISPWPGASTGSGGEIRDEGATGIGGKPKAGLVGFTVSNLRIPNFEQPWESDFGKPGRIVNALDIMLEGPLGGAAFNNEFGRPNLLGYFRTYEEKVTSHAGEEIRGYHKPIMIAGGMGNIRDEHVQKKEIPVGAKLIVLGGPAMNIGLGGGAASSMASGQSAEDLDFASVQRENPEMERRCQEVIDRCWQMGEDNPIAFIHDVGAGGISNALPELVDDGNRGGRFQLRDVPNDEPGMTPLEIWCNESQERYVMAVAPEHMACFDAICKRERAPYAVVGEATQERHLTLQDTHFDNTPIDMPMDILLGKAPKMSRDVTTLKVTSPALNRDGIAMNDAIDRILRLPAVAEKTFLITIGDRSVTGLVARDQMVGPWQVPVANCAVTAGSYDTYHGEAMSMGERTPVALLDFGASARLAVGESLTNIAATAIGDIKRIKLSANWMSPAGHPGEDAGLYEAVKAVGEELCPALGLTIPVGKDSMSMKTTWEDNGEKKEVTSPLSLVMTAFARVEDVRQTVTPQLRTDKGDSHLIAIDLGNGKNRLGATALAQVYKQLGDTPADVDSAEQLKGFFNAIQELVINERVVAYHDKGDGGLFVTLAEMAFAGHCGINADISALGEDALAALFNEELGAVIQVLDTQLDEVRAVLARHGLSECTHVIGTVNASDDFVITQGHHVVVERSRTELRSIWGETTYEMQALRDNPACAKQEFDAKKDNSDPGLNVALTFDVNEDIAAPYIAKGAKPRMAVLREQGVNSHVEMAAAFDRAGFEAQDIHMSDILTGRAVLEDYQGLVACGGFSYGDVLGAGEGWAKSVLFNAQAREQFERFFQRDDTLSLGVCNGCQMLSNLKDLIPGAQLWPRFVRNESERFEARFSLVEVQKSDSIFFDGMAGSRMPIAVSHGEGRVEVRDADHLQAIEQSGTVALRFVDNLGNATQQYPNNPNGSPNAMTGLTTQDGRVTIMMPHPERVFRTVANSWHPDDWGENSAWMRMFQNARKQLG